In one Gemmatimonadales bacterium genomic region, the following are encoded:
- a CDS encoding amino acid transporter has translation ERLADTFVLAIWPFYALAAATVFGLRRRRPDLPRPVRTFGYPVVPLLFILSGVMILGNALVASPRDPVIAFGVILSGLPAYFAWRRFSGRPTAARP, from the coding sequence CGAGCGCCTCGCGGATACCTTCGTCCTGGCGATCTGGCCCTTCTACGCCTTGGCGGCGGCCACGGTGTTCGGGTTGCGCCGGCGCCGGCCGGACCTGCCAAGGCCGGTCAGGACGTTCGGGTATCCGGTGGTGCCCCTGCTCTTCATCCTCTCGGGGGTGATGATCCTCGGGAACGCCCTGGTCGCGAGCCCCCGGGACCCGGTGATCGCGTTCGGGGTCATTCTGTCGGGCCTTCCCGCGTACTTCGCGTGGCGGCGTTTTTCGGGTCGCCCGACCGCTGCCCGACCGTGA